In the Glycine max cultivar Williams 82 chromosome 6, Glycine_max_v4.0, whole genome shotgun sequence genome, AGTCAGTATGGGTtactaattttgtatttggtCAATTTGGATAGTTTTGCATGTGCATGTTAAGTTCAACTGCAAGCCAGTGGGTAGGTAATTAGAAACTCTGGAAATGAAAGTactctcattttaattttagaacaaacaaaaatatgtaCTGATAAAAAGATGTTTCTCATATTGCTGCAGAATTTGGGAATCTTTCACAATTTAGAAGCCTTAATTGTTtattctttagaatttttgcTCATAATAACATAGTACTTGATAATAGTATTGAGAGAAAGTTATTTTACTATGGAATAGGTGTTTATTCATAAGGGAAAATATAGTAATTCAATAATCTTATATGATATTACTTGCAGCCTCCTAAATTTGAATTCTATGATCCAAAGACACCTTTCTTCACTTCCCCCAGATTCCTACCACCTACCAAAGTAGAAAAATGCAAGGTACGTATGGCAGCCATCTTTTAGAAAGTTGCTTTATGGAATTGAAATTTATGCTGAACAGAGTGTTGATTGGTTTGTGTTGTTGTATGCACGATGAGTTGGTTTCGTAGATTGTGGATGCAATTATATCTCATGGTTGCTTCTTGAGGGAGTGCAGCGTTCAACATTCTATTGTTGGAGTACGCTCACGTTTGGAGTCTGGTGTGGAGCTTCAGGTAAAACATTGTGATTTTCTCTAGACATcctttttttgggttttttttttggtgagggGTATTAGATGATGACCCGTAAAAAAGTTTGTGTTCTACTTGACTCATAACAATAAATTGTACCACCAAATATTGGTAGAGAAGGGGGAAACTGCATTTCCTCACATTTTGTCATGACttgggatttttttattttttctcagtAGTTGAGCACATCAACATATCACCTCTCTCTCAAGCTATTATTATTAGTCTTCCTATTTCTTTTGCCAATTTGTAGGAATCAATTTTTAGCTCCTCCAAAGATAATACAATGCATAGGAGGACAAAAAGACAGTTTACCACCTTTCATGTTCTATTTTGGAGCAACAATGATGaatgttttaatgttttatgcCTTTATGGACTTCACTATCCAGGATACGATGATGATGGGTGCTGACTATTATCAAACTGAGTATGAAATTGCATCTCTGGTGGCAGAAGGGAAGGTTCCAATTGGTGTCGGGGCAAATACTAAAATCAGGTGCGACTAATTGTCTCAAAACAACTTTTTTGGATTCATACAAAATTCCCTTGTATCTGGATTCTAGAATATCTAAATCATGCTTACCAATTTAGTTGTCGTAATATCAAAATTCAATAGCACCCTGCATTTCTGATTTCGGTTAATTTCACaccacaaatttttttaaggaattgcATAATCGACAAGAATGCCAAGATAGGAAGAAATGTGATCATAGCAAACACCGATGTAAGTGTTGTCTCAAAATCGTTAAAAAAGTTCTGCAAACACTTTGAAGCATTTATTATCTATATTTCTATGCTGATTTAAAGATATTGCTTTCTTAGGGTGTTCAAGAAGCTGACAGGGCAAAGGAAGGATTCTACATTAGGTCGGGCATCACAGTTACattaaaaaatgcaacaatCAAAGATGGAACAGTTATATGAAGCACTTCAAGTTATCCAGCAGGCCACTTTATAATAGTTTTGACATAAGTACATTCACTTCCGACATAATAGTAGATGAAATGCTAGCTCGTACATTACAAAGTTTCTCTCGATATATCTCTATAATAGTTATGTTTATTGCATTTGTAGGACACTTCACTTGTAATAACAGGCAATTCTTGCCACTACGATTAAGTTATAAATTAAAGTTTCTAACtcacccttctctctctctctctctctctatatatatatatatatattcagttTCATCCTCTAATTTGCTTAGCTTCATTCCATTTCTCAATGTTTCTGAGTCTGGCGTACATCTTGCGAATTCGGTTTAGTTTTTGAGACTCTTGAGCAATCAAATTAGCCGTTGAAGGGCTCTCATCTAAGACCACCTCGTAACCGTCTCGATAAGAATCCATTCCTTGAGCCATAAGTTGCCAAAACAGGCCACCAACAGCAGCCCCGCCACTGCTTGCTGATGAGTATATTGCTGAATATACCGTGTTGAATAACCGATCCCTTGGTGTTGAGTTGCCACCATAACTCTTTGTGGAAATACCAAACTCCGCAAATAGAAGTGGCTTGTGAAGGGTGTTCTGTGCATCTTGGATGTGCTCATTCAGCCACCGGCCTAAGAATGAGATTTGGTCCTCATAACCTGAACTTGATATCCTACTCGAAACAAGCAAATACAACAAATTCAGCTTTATCATGAAAATGAAACCTTGTATAGTGATTTCACAATGTAAAGGGTTTTTACAGGTTAATCAATCAGAAATTATCATGTTTGGTACTTTTGTTGAGTTTTATCTTCCTCAAAAGTTATTTCTAGTCTGATTtactatattttactttttaaataaaatgcacCTTTAGATTAACTTAATCCCATCATTCAGGTATTGTGAAGAATAAGTTATTATTGATATAAGTCTAACCATTGGTCGGGGTAGGAATGCACTGTTGCGAAATCAATCCCTGGGATTTGGTTGTTTGCAATGAAATCGGTTCCTACATTGAAGTTAGGGTTAGACTCAGGTTTTGACTGGCCGTAGAAACCCTCTAGACCAGCTTCCAGCAAGTGGTTTCCATCTATGGATTTCAGGTAAGATGCCATCTCAGTGATCCAAGCCTGTCAACaagggaaaaataataatttgaatttatctattccaatttttaaaattaaattatttgtgttGATAATCAAAATCCAGTCTGTCTTCAAAGCTCAACAAAGTAACAAAGTTGGGTTCATTTGTTCAAAATCTTCATTCACAGTGTGGATTTCCTTAGAAagtgtttaaattatattttggaagaaagcTATTAGTGCAATTAGCTTTAAATACTCATGGACAAGGtgaaactaaatatatatttttttaaagtagcttgtaaaaaaaaaacacaggtCATCTTTAATTGATACTATTTGGACATTGTGAATGATTCGAGAAtacattttaactaatttttaattttttttttaccagctgaaaaatttatttgcttGTTTagtaaataagattttttagttgtttcttagtagtttttaatgtttcttttttaaataaattataattttattattttttaaccattttatacttttcatttattttaacaactaattttaccatactcttatatttaataaattaatttttcaatttttaatttctaactaACTTTTCAACTTCTAACTAATTTTCCCACTAATTTCATCACACATGACCTCCAcgtgaaaatatgaaaaatacaaaGTGAAATTACAACTAACTCTATTTGTATGCAATTAATGTGCAGGAACTGCACCAAACGGAATTATGCATTTAAAAGAGCCGTAACACGGAACTATGCAATTAATAAATAGAGTTATAAAACGGAATTATGAATTTATGCTTTCTTTACTCCGTTATTTATCAACTGTTGACCTAACTTACAAGAGGATATTTAAATTTGGACCCAAACAGTTTATTGAAATGAAGcagataaaatcaaattatttatctatttccAGTTGAAACTCAGACAAGAGGGaaaattggaaaagaaaaaaaaaacttatacgtAGTAGAACGTACATGTTTggaaagtaaaacaaaaaaaaaagactcgtttaaatttttatttttctaatccttgtacttattatatatgtactagttcttgttctttttttttttttgagcaTGCATAAATGCAGCAGACAAAGCAATTAATCTCAAGATTAAAGATGTAACGCAACATGCAAAGAAACCGAATTGAGGAGCTGAAGAATTATTTACCTGAACTGTCCTTCCTGATTGATCAGAAGGGCACCTAATCTCATTCATAAGTTCCCAAGCCATTATAGTTGGGTCGTCTTTGTAAGCAACTCCAGTGATGCTATTACGTCTTGTAAGTACAGCCTATAATATCGCACACACATAAAAACTCTAATGTTAAATTAAAtctgtcaatattttttttttgctagtaCGAATTCTATACCATTCATTCAATGTACATACTAAGTTCAggtttagaaataattaattaatattaaaaaacaattgtcattttctaaaattgttcttaaaaatatttgatttgtaAGATTTTTTAGAATAAGTCATTTGGGAACGTTAACTCTATTTTTTTCCGACTAGTTTATTAAACAAGACTGGGTGAATATTGCAATACTTGTACTCATGAGTATCTAATATGTAAAATAACTTAAACACTCCTCTTAGATTTTTACTAATTATGCTGTCAAAAGAAAACCAAACTTTTTactaattatgttttttgtaattttttattttttaataatttaataggtATTAGCTAATACATCAAAGAAATAAAGCCGtagaaccaaaagaaaaaagaaaaggaaataaacCCGGGTACATGTAGGTGCGGAACAAGATCGATACATTGCTATTAAAGATGGAACTCCTTATTTATTTGCAGAAAAAGAAGTTTTGgggtgaaaataaataaataacagccctaattttttataataatttattcctTTCTTGTTACGTCACACGTTACATGTGATACTTTATCTTCTCAtcctaatttattttgttcTGTGTGGGTGTATAATAATCCCTTTTGGATGAGTGATTCTGTATTTCATCTCCACCACATTTAAGCTTACATAGTTTCATCAACTTGAAATTGCCGTTTAACCACAGGAAGCAGCGGGCGAGATTAACTAGGAGGAAAATCTTTGGGACAACAATATATGTCTATTAACGAGAAGAATATGTCCactattttttcttccttttttgcttctttGCTGATTGATTTATTCACCCATCTAAATGATTATCAACACTTTCAAGGGAACATAACAAACCACATATTTCATAATCGTCTTTTTAATTCCTCTATAGATGACAAatcattatcaaaatttataactttatatCTAGATCCACACAACACCCATCATATCTTGTAGAAGCTTGATCCCTCAAAAAAGGATAACGTTAATGAAAATagtgaaaacaaaataattaaagagataGTTTACCTTGATGTGGTTTTTGTAGTATCCCTTCACCACAGGATTTGTAAAAAAGTCATCCTCAGAATTTATGGACTGTCCCTGACTCCTTGCCCATTCCACATACTGTTTCTTTCCACCCATGTTCTCATAGTTATTCACCAAACTCAACACCATCTTGATCCCATATTTTCTTGCTTCGGCTATTGCGAAATCCAAGCCCTTTTTATTTCCAATCCAAGAAAACAACAGAGTTAACAAATGGGAAATGAAGTTTTGTTCTATacactattagaaaaaatacaattagatagaaaaaaaaagtaattttccgTCACTAAATTTGATCATTAATCCATTGGTATGAAATTGAAAGGGGAGAGTAATTAACCTGAAACATTTGGTCATTGTAGGATCCAGGAGAGTATTGTAGGGGTTGATATCCACCATCACTGAAGGCCCAAGTTCTGGCAATGTTGAGTCCATGATTTGAAGCCTGTTGAAATACCGATGAGATTTTGTTTCTCTGGGAAGGATCAGAGGCAAGGTACATAAGCCAATAGGCATTAAAGCCATTAGCATAGTAGGGACTCCCATTCAGCATAAGCTGCACTCCTCTTGTTTTTACAAACCCACCATCGGCTTCTACGTGGTGGAGTAGCTTACTCTGCTCCACTGTGACATAGAGAACCAAGAGAACCAAAAGGAACCGACGCTTCATCATCATTTCTCACTGTCTGTCTTCACACTTGGCTTCTCTCAACGTTGTTGGCTTTTAAATTGCATAGATTCTGTCCTTGATTGTAGGGTAAGGTGggaaattaagatattttaaaaaaataaataagtagtagttactataaatataattatgttattatattatagtaTAAACATAATAATTCCCCGCCACTCCATGGAGCGTGGTAACGTGGTGGTTGAAGATGAACAAGACGAGACTGAAGAGGGTGTGGGCCTGGTGAATAGTGTAGGAGAGGAGTAGAACCACCACGACCTCAGGAGTCACTGTCATTATTCAGGTCACATGGCCCATAAGCAGAACCGTTCAAAAAGGACAAAAGGTTTGTGGTTAATATTATTTCCGTGTGTCATGTGAAAAGGTTGTTTTTGCCTTTCCTTTCCTTCATCTATTCTGCTCATACCAATAACTTGTTATATTactagtttagtttttttttatcatactaaCAGGCAGGGAAAAAACAAAACCCTATTTTTATGCTTATTAGGAATGTGAAAGTTTTAAGTTTAATACATCGATAGGTTTCTAggttttttggaattttttaattaaattcttaaactaAAGAAATTCtatttgaatctttaatcttctATAGTTTTTTGTAAATGATTTAGTTCAAGGAAGCTCAAAGCTgccagaaaaataattatttgtgagAGTTTCACTGATTTCGGAAATATTGTAAAAGATCAATGACTCATCTATAAGTTTTTTAGTCCAAGtacctaataaaaaatttcttaattagaACCAATTGATGTATTAAACCAAAGTTTTAATAATTGGTTTAAATGGCATGAAATTCAGTTCTCTTAAACAAACtctaaaatttgattaatgAATGATTTGTTtagattattatatatatatatatatatataaagttagaGAATTAACTTTATTGTACTATACTATAAATATTCTTAACTTGAAGAAAATCACTATTTcgaaaagtttgtcttctttAATAGTTGTAGAACTTGTATATatttcacacacaaaaaaacctaatatccgtaaaaaaaaaatagattacagCATTGTCATTTAACAATTTTACTTTTTGCTTGATAAAAGCAAGGAGGCGGTAAAAATAGGTTTTATGAGAAGTAAATTTTTTGCTTTCCGTGaataagaattaattttgaatataaaatcatattatacacacacacacagaccatttaaataaaattaatcttttttaatttactttcaaaaacattttaaataatcataTGTTTATAGCATTATCATctctttctaaattattttttaaaaggacttccaaaattatttttgtttaccaTCAATTCGTTTAAAAATTGCTTAACTAAAACAATCGTACCTTTACTCGACTATATAATATGTGCTTGATTTTACGGTGAGAGTTTTGCATTAAACttactttaacaataaaaacattcaaacataaattattttatttcaaaaacagtttttatcacaataaattttataaaatcaatttatataagTAGTTTTCACGATATCGGGTTtctgaaaaaatagaaaaagaaagtcgCGTTTGAGGAATTGAAAGGCGTAAGTTGCGGCGAAAATTTGAGTTTGATGCCTTCGCATTTGTGATCAGGACGCCATAAGGATGTGCTTATCTTTGTATTGCTTTCGTTTTCGCAccgaaaagaggaaaaaatgctTATGATATTGTCACAACAAGGTTCAGTATCTATTTAGTTTGCTTTTATAAGTCATTGATTACGATGTATCTGTTCCCTaacaaaaactatttattaatgGCGAAATATCAGGCCATATTTTCCCCAGTGAACCCAATTCTCCATTTGATCCGGAATGCAAACAAAGAAAAGATTCCAAGGTGCAATGAAAGACCAAGTCACGCAAGGAATTAAGTATCTAATAAAGTGAGATTATAGTGGGGGATGCCCTCACGCCCGACAGGAATTATTAATTTCATAGCTagttaaaacaaaatgaattcATGAAAATACCACAATACCTCACCCAAACAAAAAGGGAATAAAGTGGAAGACTCGAGAAGAAATTGTCTCATTAGCacatttacctttttttttctttctttttggtgTACCTCGAAAAATTTCCTTTATCTATACatgaagtttttattttcagtttaaaattgattataaatctattttttttttttacatagatTACAAGTATTTTCTATTGAAACTCAAATTTGAAATAAGTGATTACAGTATAACTATGGCATACTAATTatacttaataaaaattttaaattataaaaaaacataatgaatcatctatattttaaaagaacaaaattgatatttaaaaaagtgTATTTTGGGCCAAATCTCTACATAATTTACATAAACTTAACGATTTAGCACGTCAACACTCAACAACGTGTAACTCTATCCGTCTAAGGGCTTTCTCCATCAAATATCCGCTATATAAAGTCAAATTCAACAACTAGTTATTATATCTCTCACATTTTTCACTTCTACTAATTAACTTGAGCGTAAAAGTCCTCACAAGTCAAATTCAACAACTAGATATGATGACCTCTTGCTCTGCTACCGGAAAACCATAGCTCCCTCAAGGTTGCAGTTTCACCCACCGAAAGCAATATGTATGATTAACttggaaaaaaattgtgaaaaatgaCATGTGACATTATAAGAGATTTGATTGTacattacaatttaaaaaatattcttaaattttaaattacatatatttgcATATACTCATCTATGctgtaaattttaattgattccaCGAATCTGGTAATGGTATGCACTATTTCCGTCAGAGTCGAGAAACTTTCATTGTTTCTATTtcgttttttaaaacaaaaacaaggcACCGACGCGCGTTGGAGATTGGAGATTTGAGGACGTGTTTCCACAATGGTCAAAGGGTTTAGACAAAAGCCATTTTAGGGTTTTCTTAGTATAGAAGATTATTTTAGATTATAGATATATcgacttttaatttaattttagtttcaattattaaatatttatataaaaattaaaaagtcattaacataaaaaaattgatttactaatatttataactaattaaaataaatatcatgaatttaattaaactacaataataatttaaaaggttttttacaCTACCATGTGATCACATTTTTATCCAATAGGATAAGGTCTAAACAATGAGGCCCAAATTGTTTTACTTATAGCACTTTTATCGTTATAACTAAGGGAgaatgtatagttttttttaatatgtatatatagagagagagagagagtctcatTTCTTTCTAACAGTTACTTCCCTtgtataaatatttcttttcctttttagtgTTACtctcattctttctttcttcaacATTAATAACTAGCTTATTCAATTTGGTAACTTATCACAGTACACAACAATCATTCACCgtcctttttatatataaaaaaagttaaacagaTAATTGTTATTacagattttaattttattataagaaatacgaataaaatgaaattattataacggtaagttatatatttaataacactAACTTAACCACTCTTAATTCTAAATGCCACTATTttcctattatatatatatactgtccCCGAGCAAAAATTACTCTAATAACTAGTTATTTAAAGCTGTGTACATCAATTTACatggaaaacaaacaaatatattgttaacacaaatttcaaaataaaataagaatatgaaataaatttagtgattatatatataaaaataaatctacAATTCctataactaagaaaaaaaaatatagtcaaTGTTTTCTTCTAAAAGCACGAGGGTGTATTTATGTCGTTAATCGTAAATCAATAGTTTACGTTTTTCTTTTTCCGTGTAAACAAAATGAATGGTTTATTGTGGTTGTAGATTTGTGGTTCTGGAAAAATAGAacgaataaataaatagattatacATAGGACAAAACCCCACAAAGGTTTTCCTGGATCTCGTGTCTCCAGTTAAGTGGGCATGCTTTCGGCGGAAAAAGCTTACTGTCTCCTTTTATTGCgaattttctcttcaaaattACAGTGGAAAAAGATTACTCAGTAAGCTAAGTTATATTCATGCACCgcgaaaaaaatagtttaatgaaAAACTCAAAGTTGATAGGTTAAAATTTGGGAtgtcaataaattattaaatcacAACTATTATGGATGGAAATATCTATTTTCACTAGCAAACTCTTGGCAGAAGGGAACAAGTGACTACTGTGCTAGATAGAAGGATAGATCTACTATGTCCCACAACAGGGACACCGACTAATACTAGTATTAAGGAGGGCTGACACTCCAGGTCCATCATTGATTACACCAAGATTCATAGTTCCCCACATCTAAAATAAAGTATGCTTACACGCACATCAAATGTCATGGATTTTGGGTAAAGgcttcacttaatatgggtctCAAATCTTATGAGATTAAATTCCAAGTTGACAAATCCAGGGGCTACATCTCAACCAGTCTCTCACTAGCCTAAGCCCAAGTCCAAGCTTGCAATTGCTCTATGCACCTTAAAACTTTAATATAACACCCTCTTATCCTTCTCCCCTTTTCCCTGGCTCACTCTCTTCTCCTCTCCCTCTTGACTGCCTGCTTGCCGTCACTGGTGGATGCACCTTATAAGGTGTGGGAGGCTGGGAGCAATTGTCTccacaagtgttttttttttattatttgtatttgttttagaaaaaattgcCCCCCATAAAAATTTAGGTAGTCCCTTATAagatattatttagaatgaattaaaaatctaagaaataaaaaaagagaaaatttgatattatttttactactttatcctttttaattttttttaaatattaacaatGAAATAATCATAGAAgatttttaaagtataaaaatgttataaattagTTCTTGTCCCCACTAAAAAAGATTTATGGATCCACCACCACTAATCCATTCCCCTTGCACCTCTACATCGCTGCCACAATCTTCTTGCCTTTGGATTTAGGTTTTTGAGATATGGTTTCATAATTTTTGATTGAATAATTTAgaatacatttatattttagattatttaacCTAAAATATATCTGTATGTATTATGGATTACTAAATTTATAATGCATATAAATGTGTTCCGCATTACTCAATATGGAATACATTTTCCATGATACATACAGAAATAAGGAAATTTGACAATAGGTTATGTGATCCAAAAAGTAGAAGAAATCTCAAAAGTATTGACCTGTAACATGAGCAATAAACCATGTCAAAATTTGCTATACTAGAAAATAATGGACTAGTTGATAAGATTGATCGCACACCAATCACTCGTTTTAGAAAAAATACTACAAACAAGGGAGATCTTAATGAATAACTTAATGTTAATGACAAGCCAATAATAAAACTCGTTGACGAGATGGTGTTGAGTAGGAAGAGCTTACATTTTAGTTCACAGTATTAGATAGAAACCATCGTCCATCTAACAAGTACTTTGGTTTGGAGTACATCTACTTTGCTAACGAGAAAGGAAAATAAAGTTTTGACGAAGCTCAAActcatacaaattaaataaagtcCAAGTGATGGAAACCATGAAACGAAATATAgattaaggaaaaataatttccTTGCAGAAAAATGATACTTACGATCTTATGAAACTTTTTGAAGGCAAAGGAGACTTGCAGAACAAGGGAGTTTTGGAGCTTAAGAAATACAATGCCAAGTTTTTgaagtataaaacttgtatagtcATAAAAGGTTTATAGTCATAGAAGGTCCGGGACAAAAGCAAAGCGTAAGTTTTGATGAaatcttttttcataaaaatgagttttatttGAGTTATATCTGGACTAGTCAAGACACGAGAAAACACGATAACAACgattgaattgtgtttttaataatttttttaaaaaatttatttagttaagAATGTCCTTTTAAAATATGAtgtaaataaaagtttttttaagcacatatattcttaaaacttttttaagtttttagaaACTTGCTAAGacactttaattaatatataaaagggATAGTGAGTTGGTAAAACAAAAGGCATAGTAAGAGATAAAAATACATGTGTTTACATAGATTTCAATCTTTTATGATTGATGAAATTTCATGTAACTATGAAAATATGCACATGAAGATACTATTAAAGGGATTTAATGCTAAGGAATTGGATGAAGTCTATTATACTGAAATATGAACTTCCAATACCTGTTTGAAATACGTTGAACCACAATGGTATGCAGAGGATGAACATCGACGGATTCTAATTCTTAACTACTTTTACAatcgattaaaaataataaactagttcattttgttgtaatttttattttcttcaacatATATGACAATTACACCATATTTGTGTTTTCTTGGTATCAATTTTGGTAAATTTAAGGTACTTACACTAGTTCTTAGAAAGAACAATGCCCTGCTCATCAGGTTTGTTACTTTTGGATCAATACACTGACTgagatataatattaattaaatattttatagcaCAAATGAGTTCCAAAAATGatcaagattaaaaattataaaattcttaaagtgaAAATTATTCTTACTTGATACATACATTTGAAAatgttaaaagtaaaataagtgtttggttttgaaaaaaattaaattataagcaaaactttattgaatatttttttcaataaatttgagataataataaaagagtATCTTGAAAGTAg is a window encoding:
- the LOC100794126 gene encoding mannan endo-1,4-beta-mannosidase 7, which translates into the protein MMMKRRFLLVLLVLYVTVEQSKLLHHVEADGGFVKTRGVQLMLNGSPYYANGFNAYWLMYLASDPSQRNKISSVFQQASNHGLNIARTWAFSDGGYQPLQYSPGSYNDQMFQGLDFAIAEARKYGIKMVLSLVNNYENMGGKKQYVEWARSQGQSINSEDDFFTNPVVKGYYKNHIKAVLTRRNSITGVAYKDDPTIMAWELMNEIRCPSDQSGRTVQAWITEMASYLKSIDGNHLLEAGLEGFYGQSKPESNPNFNVGTDFIANNQIPGIDFATVHSYPDQWISSSGYEDQISFLGRWLNEHIQDAQNTLHKPLLFAEFGISTKSYGGNSTPRDRLFNTVYSAIYSSASSGGAAVGGLFWQLMAQGMDSYRDGYEVVLDESPSTANLIAQESQKLNRIRKMYARLRNIEKWNEAKQIRG